AGTTACGGGCCTGCATTGCTTTTGCTTTACCCGTTTGCGCTGCTGTCGTTTGTTCCATTACCGTTAATTGAACAGCGCTACTATGTGGTCGCACTCACTTTGTTTTTGGTGTTTCGGCCTCCGATGTCACGGTTGAGCACTAATATATCGCTGGTCATTTTTATTACACTTAGCGCATACATCTTATTTAATATTACAAGAAAAATTTTCTTCCTATAAACGGGTCTCGTTATGTACGCCATTTACCTGGTTTTTACACTGCTCTTTCTTTGGTTTTGTATTTCTGGGGGCACTCTGGTCGTTGCGCGTTTGGGCGCACACTATGCTATTGCGCGTAGCCTTGCAATCGTGGTGTTTGTAACGCTGTTTTTCTTTGTGGAGCATTTCATTGGCTTGGGTCGGCTGCATTGGCTGTTGCCGGTATTACTTGCTGCAAGCGGTTATGTCTATTGGAAAAACAAAGAGACTGTTCGTTCGCAAGCGTTTGTTAATTCAGAGTTGATCTTTGCTGCGGCATTTCTTTATGCCTTTATGTGGCGTTTCAGTTTCCCTTCAATAACACCATCGTCGGAGCGCTTAACCGACTTGTTTTTTATCAGCAATTATTTACAGGGGGTTACCCTACCGCCGCTCGACAATTGGAATCCACCGCATAGGTTCGATTATTACTATGCCTTTCAGCACTATGGAGCTGCGCTTATGGGCCGTGTTTTCAATTTTGGCCCGGGCACCAGCTACAATATCGCGTTTGGCTTGCTGGGGGCTTTGCCTCTAACTTTGGGGGTGTACATTGCCGGGCGGGTTATAGCGTTGGTTCCGGGCGGTGATCTTAAGCGGAATAGTTTGATTGTGTTGTTTATTGCAACCATCGCGTTTGGTGGTACCGGTTTATCGCCGCTCCTGAAACTGGCATTTAACGGACCAGATAAATCTGAGTACGTTAAACCGGGTATGAACGTTGGGGTAAAAAAACAGGCGATAGATCGCTATCGCTCTGCTCAGGCAAATCATTCACGCGACCATATTATTGGCGCGGTACGTTTTATTGGCAGTGATCGCGACGTTTCATTTGCCAGTAAAAGTACCAATACGACGTCCCTGGCGCCGCTTCTTTTTCCGGAAACAAGCGGCGGAGTTAAAGGCAAGAAAATGGTGTTGCCCGCCGAAAACCTCGGCTACCAGTATTTTTTAGGTGACTATCACCCCACTGTGGGAGGCTTTTTTCTTTTGATGCTGGCGTTGGCGCTGATTTTTTCCGTAGTGAATTTTGACAAAGCCTCTCCAGCGATTAGCCTGCGTTGGCAGCGATTGGTTCAGGCAGGCCTGACGTTCACTGTACCGCTAATGCTTATTACCAACACGTGGACGCTTCCCTTATTAGTGATCCTCATTTTGGGTTGGATGATCTTTTCGTGGTTCGCCAAATACCCCATACATTGGGTCTGGCTGCTCGGTGGTGGTGTTGCGGGCACCTTTCTCATTTATCCGTTTTTGGTCGACTTCCTGTCTGGGTCCCTGCCAACGCCGGTTAAATTTGTTCAAAGCTACGCTCACACGCCGGCGTCACGATTTTTAGCCATGCATTGGCCCATACTGTGTTTGTTGGCAATGGGTTTTTGGGAGGGTAGAACGCGCCGGGTTGCCTGGTATTTCAGCGCGCTCTGGTTGTTTTTGCTGATACTCTCCGAAGTCATATACATTGATGACCCTACAGGAGATCACTTCGCACGTACCAATACAGTTATGAAGTGGTGGGGGTGGATACACGTGGGCGTATTCGCCACTCTAGGGGCCCTGCTGTTGTCTTCCGTTACAAAATGGTTGCGCTGGGTTTGTGTGGCGGTGATGATTTCTGTGAGTGGTGCCGCAGGTTATGATTTATTCACTTACTACGCGTATTCGGGTAAGTATTACGCAGGGCAGTTGCATGGTCATGGTTGGTACACCAACAACGCGACCAATCGCCAAATGTTTGAGTACCTCGAGGACGCTCCGCAGGGGGTTGTTCTTGAAAGTATCCTCGACAACGCGTACTCGAACACCAGTTTATACGGCATATTTAATGGCAAGCCAGTATTGCTGGGCTGGCCTTCGCACCTTCGTACCTGGCATGGCGATGTGCCACGCGTATGGATAATGAAGGAGGAAATCGACAAATTCTACAAGGGCGAACTGCCCAGCCCTCTGGCATGGCTAAGGGGTAATCAGGTTCGATATATCGTGTTTGGTCCTAAAGACAATGATAAACTGTTTGAAGCTATTCACGAGAAGATCAAAGGTGAATTTGCCTGGTATGAATTCGAGCATTCCCGACGCCGACACACAGGAATTTGGGTGCGTGTGGATTAATCCGGGCACCCCAACCCAGAATTAGAAGCCAGGATTTAGTATGACTGAAACAGCAGCGGCTCAGAAAAAATTATCATTGTTGGTACCAATGTACAATGAGTCTGAGGTAATCCCCGTATTTTTTGAGACCGTTTATAAGGTGTTGGAATCTGTCTCATTGGAAATTGAGTTTATTTGCGTAAATGACGGTTCCAAAGATAACACTCTGGCGTTGTTAAAGAGTTACGCAGAGAAAGATTCGCGAATTAAAATCATTTCCTTTTCCCGAAATTTTGGCAAAGAGCCTGGTATGACCGCAGCGCTGGATTACGCCACTGGTGATGCCATTATCCCTATCGACGCCGATCTGCAAGATCCACCCGAGTTGATTTTGGAGATGATCGAAAAGTGGCAACAGGGCTACGATGTTGTCTATGCAAAACGCGCTTCCCGTGATACCGACAGCGTATTAAAGCGCAACACCGCCAAGTGGTTTTATTCCCTATTCAATCGCATGAGCGACACTGATATACCTCCTAATGTGGGCGACTACCGACTCATGGATAAAAAGGTCGTGGATGTTATTCGCA
The DNA window shown above is from Alteromonadaceae bacterium 2753L.S.0a.02 and carries:
- a CDS encoding glycosyltransferase involved in cell wall biosynthesis, with translation MTETAAAQKKLSLLVPMYNESEVIPVFFETVYKVLESVSLEIEFICVNDGSKDNTLALLKSYAEKDSRIKIISFSRNFGKEPGMTAALDYATGDAIIPIDADLQDPPELILEMIEKWQQGYDVVYAKRASRDTDSVLKRNTAKWFYSLFNRMSDTDIPPNVGDYRLMDKKVVDVIRKLPEKDRFMKGLFCWPGFKNTTLEFERPLRAEGETKFNMWKLWNFAISGIASFSTMPIRMGIYVGLLISAASFVYALFIITKTAVFGVDVPGYASIMVVVLFLGGIQLFFMGLMGEYIGRIYKEVKNRPLYVVEEAINFDE